One Nocardia sp. BMG111209 DNA segment encodes these proteins:
- the eccD gene encoding type VII secretion integral membrane protein EccD: protein MTAQSIGGRAAAEPELCRVSVIGGDTQLDVGLPATVPVAAFIGDLVALIESRNPRLPDQEDGGVPSRPQHWTLARLGRNMIAPGQTLGEADVHDGELLVLRPVAAKESPALFDDVIDAVARLTAEEFRGWSAGAARWTGLIAAVVAMLATLGLAAASRATGDRWVVPSLLTGFAVAALVSAVIVARRYGDELTATVLTACMLLSIFGGAALFVPGALGSPHLLLGSAAALLLAVIGYRLIGTGPSVVAAVVTMVTCTGIAAAVSMVWDPGLPKIAAGLLVGALLLISLVPRMAAGLARLPVPPVPTAGGAIDPADHEPRPTIEGIGAIGATVLPSAAGLGQRARIANHFQTGMLFGCAVLAGLGALGSVGRFGASHWQGAALALVTAIVLCLRGRAFADLAQAAVLISGGALVFVGLSIQLAVDDSRLVPVSVGLLLLFAVAVIGFGVVGPHVEVSPVVRRFDEIVEYLLIVLVVPLVMWVMDVYTVARNL, encoded by the coding sequence GTGACAGCACAGTCGATCGGTGGCCGCGCTGCCGCCGAACCCGAATTGTGCCGAGTGTCCGTCATCGGGGGGGATACCCAGCTCGACGTCGGGCTTCCGGCTACCGTGCCCGTGGCCGCCTTCATCGGCGACCTCGTGGCGTTGATCGAATCGCGCAATCCACGATTGCCCGATCAGGAGGATGGGGGAGTACCTTCGCGTCCACAGCACTGGACGCTGGCCCGGTTGGGCCGCAACATGATCGCGCCCGGCCAGACGCTCGGCGAGGCCGACGTCCACGACGGCGAACTGCTGGTGCTGCGGCCGGTGGCGGCGAAGGAATCACCCGCGCTGTTCGACGATGTCATCGACGCGGTGGCGCGGCTGACGGCCGAGGAGTTCCGCGGCTGGTCCGCCGGGGCCGCGCGCTGGACCGGTCTGATCGCGGCGGTGGTCGCGATGCTGGCCACCCTGGGCCTGGCCGCCGCCTCACGCGCCACCGGTGATCGCTGGGTGGTGCCGTCCTTGCTCACCGGATTCGCCGTTGCCGCACTGGTTTCCGCCGTGATCGTGGCCCGCCGCTACGGCGACGAGCTGACCGCGACCGTGCTCACCGCGTGCATGCTGCTGTCGATCTTCGGCGGCGCGGCGCTGTTCGTCCCGGGTGCGCTGGGGAGTCCGCACCTGCTGCTCGGCTCGGCGGCCGCCCTGTTGCTGGCCGTGATCGGCTATCGGCTGATCGGGACCGGACCCTCGGTGGTCGCCGCGGTCGTCACGATGGTGACCTGCACGGGTATCGCCGCGGCGGTGTCGATGGTGTGGGATCCGGGCCTGCCGAAGATCGCCGCCGGCCTGTTGGTCGGTGCGCTGCTGTTGATTTCGCTGGTGCCGCGCATGGCGGCGGGCCTGGCCCGGCTGCCGGTGCCCCCCGTGCCGACCGCCGGTGGCGCGATCGATCCGGCCGATCACGAACCGCGGCCGACGATCGAGGGCATCGGCGCGATCGGCGCGACCGTGCTGCCGTCGGCGGCCGGTCTCGGACAGCGCGCCCGGATCGCCAACCACTTCCAGACCGGCATGCTGTTCGGCTGCGCCGTGCTGGCCGGGCTCGGCGCGCTGGGTTCGGTGGGCCGGTTCGGGGCGAGTCATTGGCAGGGTGCAGCGCTGGCTCTGGTCACCGCGATCGTGCTGTGCCTGCGCGGCCGCGCCTTCGCCGATCTGGCCCAGGCGGCCGTGCTGATCTCCGGCGGCGCGCTGGTATTCGTCGGGTTGAGTATCCAACTCGCCGTGGACGATTCGCGGCTGGTGCCGGTTTCGGTGGGGCTGCTGTTGCTGTTCGCGGTCGCCGTGATCGGATTCGGTGTCGTCGGACCGCATGTCGAGGTGTCGCCGGTGGTGCGGCG
- the eccA gene encoding type VII secretion AAA-ATPase EccA encodes MTDIRQAQRAFDAGVLSLGLSIDGQESTRDLEYAKLAFARATEWDPTMCDAWLGRAAAGEVTLDVLHHLHKTSTVSLHREQRRLGLAPRVLAGRFLPGLYIDYPLASFTEIWLAYAARMISVRDFDEAERVLDELAALRRERTDDPEREIDDRIAGYVRGVLHYTTQRWPDVMAVLAGSAQWEDPYLAAGAHVMVGTACAQLGLFGEAIRRMEQAEGGPIPAARTAAMFCRGLCLRETGHADEAQALFEQVYSQAPDFAENAEAMRDRTYRITVTGKEVIEARTDRWDPASAPSLQEKEQADAQDRAKKILAEARAELDRQIGLTAVKTQVAKLQSSAQLAKIRAEKGLASAARGQHLAFTGPPGTGKTTIARVVAKIYCGLGIIKTDKVIETKRSDFVGEHLGSTAIKSDKLIDSALDGVLFIDEAYTLIQQGLSGGDAFGREAVDTILARMENDRDRLVVIIAGYDGEIDRLLAANDGLASRFAKRLQFPSYTAEELGRIGEVIARSRDSELSEGALTQLVAACERLYQLESTDQSGQPRRGVDLAGNGRFIRNLIEAAEEEREFRLANDDSLDLSAADASVLMRIEAPDMTTALDNVLSSLGLA; translated from the coding sequence ATGACCGACATTCGCCAGGCACAGCGTGCTTTCGATGCCGGCGTGCTGTCCCTGGGATTGAGCATCGACGGACAGGAATCGACCCGCGATCTCGAGTACGCGAAGCTCGCCTTTGCGCGTGCGACGGAATGGGATCCGACGATGTGCGACGCATGGCTCGGCCGGGCCGCGGCCGGCGAGGTCACCCTCGATGTGCTCCACCACCTGCACAAGACGAGTACCGTCAGTTTGCATCGGGAACAACGTCGATTGGGTTTGGCCCCAAGAGTTCTCGCGGGCCGATTCCTGCCCGGTCTCTACATCGACTATCCGCTGGCGAGTTTCACCGAGATCTGGCTCGCCTATGCGGCCCGAATGATTTCCGTGCGCGACTTCGACGAGGCCGAGCGCGTTCTCGACGAGCTGGCCGCGCTGCGCCGCGAACGCACCGACGATCCGGAACGCGAGATCGACGATCGCATAGCCGGTTACGTCCGCGGCGTGCTGCACTACACCACCCAGCGCTGGCCGGATGTGATGGCCGTACTCGCCGGATCCGCGCAGTGGGAGGACCCCTACCTGGCCGCAGGCGCACACGTCATGGTCGGCACGGCCTGCGCGCAGCTCGGGTTGTTCGGCGAGGCGATCCGGCGGATGGAACAGGCCGAGGGCGGCCCGATTCCGGCCGCGCGCACGGCGGCGATGTTCTGCCGCGGCCTGTGCCTGCGCGAGACCGGCCACGCCGACGAGGCCCAGGCCCTGTTCGAGCAGGTGTATTCGCAGGCACCGGATTTCGCCGAGAACGCCGAGGCCATGCGGGACCGCACCTACCGGATCACGGTCACCGGCAAGGAGGTCATCGAGGCCCGCACCGACCGCTGGGATCCGGCGTCGGCGCCCTCGTTGCAGGAAAAGGAGCAGGCCGACGCCCAGGATCGGGCGAAGAAGATCCTCGCCGAGGCGCGCGCCGAACTCGACCGGCAGATCGGTCTCACCGCGGTGAAAACCCAGGTGGCCAAGCTGCAGTCGAGTGCCCAGCTGGCGAAGATCCGCGCCGAGAAGGGCCTGGCCAGCGCCGCGCGCGGACAGCATCTGGCCTTCACCGGCCCGCCCGGCACCGGTAAGACCACCATCGCCCGGGTGGTCGCGAAGATCTACTGCGGCCTCGGAATCATCAAGACCGACAAGGTGATCGAGACCAAGCGCTCCGACTTCGTCGGCGAGCACCTGGGTTCCACCGCCATCAAGAGCGACAAGCTGATCGACTCCGCGCTGGACGGCGTGCTGTTCATCGACGAGGCGTACACGCTGATCCAGCAGGGACTTTCCGGTGGCGACGCGTTCGGCCGGGAGGCCGTGGACACCATCCTGGCCCGGATGGAGAACGACCGCGACCGGCTGGTCGTCATCATCGCCGGCTACGACGGCGAGATCGATCGGCTGCTCGCGGCCAACGACGGCCTGGCGTCTCGCTTCGCCAAGCGGCTGCAGTTCCCCTCCTACACCGCCGAGGAACTCGGCCGCATCGGCGAAGTCATTGCGCGCAGCCGTGATTCGGAACTGTCCGAGGGCGCGCTGACCCAGCTGGTGGCCGCCTGCGAGCGGCTCTACCAGCTGGAGAGCACCGATCAGAGCGGGCAGCCGCGCCGCGGGGTCGACCTCGCCGGCAACGGCCGCTTCATCCGCAACCTGATCGAGGCGGCCGAGGAGGAACGCGAATTCCGGCTCGCCAACGACGATTCCCTGGACCTGAGCGCCGCCGACGCGTCCGTGCTCATGCGGATCGAGGCGCCGGACATGACGACCGCGCTCGACAACGTGCTCTCCTCGCTCGGCCTCGCCTAG
- the eccE gene encoding type VII secretion protein EccE, which translates to MTSSTTAPSARHAAAPAATLRSDDPWLFRYLPLHLVIPVALVAIAASLVTVALHIAWWGVAAAAAVPAVAGLLIGRRLGRWTAFRWRQMRHRDAEEPTLIDAPLPEGGSYGLQWDGTSLTTMLRIDPPPDTLTMLRRGSLSTDQLLPLTEIASCLLQFDIELDSIDVVSTGTRTASNEAVLSGYAATVVPLARMYDEILGPLPAIAHRTVWIVLRLDPLANAKAVGNRGGGSDGALRTATAATRRVANRLAARGITASVLTASEMNSALRELTRGIPVEEYTETAKSLEFNGVHLVNYRIDSELINARGLARVWAVPSLATTVAVRLRPAERTPGESSRTLLEVDARVRYDLPRVPDQPPIEGLHELPRRQSWALLDSLPLGVRPASIAGYRGPLEALEGFAVPTSGCGQLIGADETGRGIAVPLIGSGSRRIDIVGSLMLAQQVILRAIALGAAAVVYTNRPGAWQAMIAGVGNQHALSLASSVTQSLRHNTVPGGRLPLPAATLVVFDGVTAAAPPGSATILTLYPGVSPQWQPNADVTILQHRNPTNMITVITPSATATAQLVTTPTEQRYFAGTAQR; encoded by the coding sequence GTGACTTCATCCACGACCGCGCCCTCGGCCCGGCACGCCGCCGCACCCGCCGCGACGCTGCGGTCCGACGACCCCTGGCTGTTCCGCTATCTGCCACTGCACCTGGTCATTCCGGTCGCGCTGGTGGCGATCGCCGCCTCCCTGGTGACCGTGGCCCTGCACATCGCGTGGTGGGGCGTGGCCGCGGCCGCCGCGGTACCGGCGGTCGCCGGTCTGCTGATCGGCCGGCGGCTGGGCCGCTGGACCGCCTTCCGCTGGCGGCAGATGCGCCACCGCGACGCCGAGGAACCCACCCTGATCGACGCGCCGCTGCCCGAGGGCGGCAGCTACGGATTGCAGTGGGACGGAACCTCACTCACCACCATGCTGCGCATCGATCCGCCACCGGACACGCTGACCATGCTGCGCCGCGGCTCGCTGAGCACCGACCAGTTGCTGCCGCTGACCGAAATCGCGAGCTGCCTGCTGCAATTCGACATCGAACTGGACTCCATCGATGTCGTGAGCACCGGAACCCGCACCGCCAGCAACGAAGCCGTGCTGTCCGGGTACGCGGCCACCGTGGTGCCGCTGGCGCGGATGTACGACGAGATCCTCGGGCCGCTGCCGGCCATCGCGCATCGCACGGTCTGGATCGTGCTGCGACTGGATCCGCTGGCCAACGCGAAGGCCGTGGGCAATCGCGGCGGCGGTTCCGACGGCGCACTGCGCACCGCCACCGCCGCCACCCGCCGCGTCGCCAACCGCCTCGCCGCCCGCGGGATCACCGCCTCGGTCCTGACCGCGAGCGAAATGAACAGCGCGCTACGCGAATTGACCCGCGGCATCCCGGTCGAGGAATACACCGAAACCGCGAAGTCGCTGGAGTTCAACGGCGTTCACCTGGTCAACTACCGCATCGACAGTGAGCTGATCAACGCTCGCGGCCTGGCCCGGGTGTGGGCCGTCCCCAGCCTGGCGACCACCGTGGCGGTCCGCCTCCGCCCGGCGGAACGGACACCCGGTGAAAGTTCGCGCACCCTCCTCGAAGTCGACGCGCGCGTGCGCTACGACCTGCCGCGGGTACCGGATCAGCCGCCGATCGAGGGCCTGCACGAACTGCCGCGCCGACAGTCCTGGGCCCTGCTGGACAGCCTGCCGCTCGGCGTGCGACCGGCGAGCATCGCCGGCTATCGCGGCCCGCTGGAGGCGCTGGAGGGCTTCGCGGTGCCCACCTCGGGCTGCGGGCAGCTCATCGGTGCCGACGAGACCGGCCGCGGAATCGCGGTGCCGCTCATCGGTTCCGGCTCGCGTCGCATCGATATCGTCGGCAGCCTGATGCTCGCGCAACAGGTGATCCTGCGGGCCATCGCGCTGGGCGCGGCCGCGGTCGTGTACACCAACCGTCCCGGCGCCTGGCAGGCGATGATCGCGGGCGTGGGCAACCAGCACGCGCTGTCGCTGGCCTCCTCGGTCACCCAGAGCCTGCGGCACAACACCGTTCCCGGCGGACGGCTGCCGCTGCCCGCCGCCACCCTGGTGGTGTTCGACGGCGTCACCGCCGCCGCCCCACCCGGCTCGGCGACGATTCTCACGCTGTATCCCGGTGTTTCGCCACAATGGCAGCCCAACGCCGACGTCACCATCCTGCAGCACCGCAACCCCACCAACATGATCACGGTGATCACCCCGTCGGCCACCGCCACCGCGCAACTGGTGACCACGCCGACCGAACAACGGTATTTCGCGGGCACGGCACAGCGCTGA
- the eccB gene encoding type VII secretion protein EccB, with translation MPAQLSTRAQVNGYRFLLRRLDHAMVRRDIRMLHDPMRSQLRSLIVGAVLAVLLVAGCSILAFIRPQGTIGDKAKIVMGKDSGALYIVDRDQNDASRMTLHPVLNLASARLITGSNEAPKSVKDAKLNNVPRGPLQGIPGAPAALLGSGQGDHSNWTLCDTVRTGRTGAAGPAGGVQTTAVVGKLDLSSRVRAADRDAALLVRSGDKTYLVYDGKRAQVDTQNSVMARTLNLAAQPPRPVSLGLLGAAAEVPLLTPPVIPHADEPGPGRLGNMRVGTVMRVGGTAEANKSDLYVVLDDGVQNISPFTAQVLRNADSHGMSDIPQLPPDVLDGMRIAKGDLPVDDFPAEVPKIVRVEDAPVACMAWSKDPGTAPGRKDAAEGPADRAGVTLLTGTRLPLPDSAAPMDLASGNGGGSRADSVYVPPATGEFIQVTGTEAGSVRRDGLFYVSDNGIRYGIPDVATAEVLGLGRTPRLAPWAVVSQLVPGPMLDKQSALVTRDVLLYDKH, from the coding sequence ATGCCGGCTCAACTGAGCACCCGCGCCCAGGTCAACGGGTATCGCTTTCTGCTGCGCCGGCTGGATCACGCGATGGTCCGCCGCGATATCCGGATGTTGCACGATCCGATGCGGTCGCAGTTGCGGTCGTTGATCGTCGGTGCGGTGCTCGCCGTGCTGCTGGTGGCGGGGTGCTCGATTCTGGCGTTCATTCGTCCGCAGGGCACGATCGGGGACAAGGCGAAGATCGTGATGGGCAAGGACAGTGGTGCGCTGTACATCGTCGATCGGGATCAGAACGACGCGAGCAGGATGACGTTGCATCCGGTGCTGAATCTGGCCTCGGCGCGGTTGATCACCGGGAGCAACGAGGCCCCGAAATCGGTGAAGGACGCCAAGCTCAACAATGTTCCGCGCGGGCCGTTGCAGGGTATTCCGGGTGCGCCGGCCGCGCTGCTGGGTTCCGGTCAGGGTGACCATTCGAATTGGACGCTCTGCGATACCGTGCGTACCGGCCGGACGGGTGCGGCGGGGCCCGCCGGCGGTGTGCAGACCACCGCGGTGGTGGGGAAACTCGATCTGAGTTCCCGGGTGCGGGCGGCGGATCGGGATGCCGCGTTGCTGGTGCGCAGTGGGGACAAGACGTATCTGGTCTACGACGGTAAACGCGCGCAGGTGGATACGCAGAATTCGGTGATGGCGCGGACGTTGAATCTGGCGGCGCAGCCGCCGCGGCCGGTCTCGCTGGGGTTGCTCGGTGCGGCGGCGGAGGTGCCGCTGCTGACGCCGCCGGTGATTCCGCACGCCGACGAGCCGGGGCCGGGCCGGTTGGGCAATATGCGGGTGGGCACCGTCATGCGGGTGGGTGGCACCGCCGAGGCGAACAAGTCCGACCTGTACGTCGTGCTCGACGATGGGGTGCAGAACATTTCGCCGTTCACCGCGCAGGTGCTGCGCAATGCCGACTCGCACGGGATGAGCGATATCCCGCAGCTGCCACCGGATGTGCTCGACGGGATGCGAATCGCCAAGGGGGATCTGCCCGTCGACGACTTCCCGGCCGAGGTGCCGAAGATCGTGCGGGTCGAGGACGCGCCGGTCGCCTGCATGGCCTGGTCGAAGGATCCGGGTACCGCGCCGGGGCGCAAGGATGCGGCGGAGGGGCCCGCCGATCGCGCGGGTGTCACCCTGCTCACCGGAACCCGTCTGCCGCTGCCGGATTCGGCCGCGCCGATGGATCTGGCCTCGGGCAACGGCGGGGGCAGCCGCGCGGACAGTGTGTATGTGCCGCCGGCCACCGGTGAGTTCATCCAGGTCACGGGGACCGAGGCGGGCAGCGTGCGCCGGGACGGGCTGTTCTATGTGTCCGACAACGGGATTCGCTACGGCATCCCGGATGTCGCGACCGCGGAGGTGCTGGGGCTGGGCCGGACACCGCGGCTGGCGCCCTGGGCGGTCGTGAGTCAGCTGGTGCCCGGCCCGATGCTGGACAAGCAGAGTGCGCTGGTCACCCGGGATGTGCTGCTGTACGACAAGCATTGA
- a CDS encoding WXG100 family type VII secretion target, whose translation MSSMEYHAASLHELAETLNGHLTQLQQHGEQVGTAAKTLGVAWEGNEGHEQFAAVHSKWDQNHNEGMEVLGRITSAVTEALTRITTADSNVGSGFGGL comes from the coding sequence ATGTCGAGTATGGAATACCACGCCGCATCGTTGCACGAGCTGGCCGAGACCTTGAACGGCCATCTGACCCAGCTGCAGCAGCACGGCGAGCAGGTGGGGACGGCCGCCAAGACCCTGGGCGTGGCCTGGGAGGGCAACGAGGGTCACGAGCAGTTCGCCGCCGTGCACAGCAAGTGGGATCAGAACCACAACGAGGGGATGGAAGTGCTGGGGCGAATCACCAGCGCGGTCACCGAGGCGCTGACGCGCATCACGACGGCCGACTCCAACGTCGGCAGTGGTTTCGGCGGTCTCTGA
- a CDS encoding WXG100 family type VII secretion target: MTDGVKFIADSSKSAKDDLSEAVDNMRATLRAIDQTVTNVSGWSGDAQGAFTGVGVAWGDQSRKLHATLDAISQHVETGSNTYMQQEQDNIDIFKHINI; encoded by the coding sequence ATGACTGATGGTGTGAAGTTCATTGCGGACTCCTCCAAGTCCGCGAAGGACGATCTGTCGGAGGCCGTCGACAATATGCGGGCGACGCTCCGCGCGATCGACCAGACCGTGACCAATGTGTCCGGTTGGTCCGGCGACGCGCAGGGCGCGTTCACCGGTGTGGGTGTCGCGTGGGGCGACCAGTCCCGCAAACTGCACGCGACGCTCGACGCCATCTCCCAGCATGTGGAAACCGGCTCCAACACCTACATGCAGCAGGAGCAGGACAACATCGATATCTTCAAGCACATCAACATCTGA
- a CDS encoding ESX secretion-associated protein EspG, which produces MTTLTNDSLLALAGHLGVQTLPLVLAASPRQDTYEAWSAAQARAIAELTADRLIDRHGDVEPEIATSLFVLAQPERELVARIIAEDKQIRVCLARRGAAHTLAVRQGDSYDIRPIWADGSSESLARPILDVLGPSTAADVVNVSAPATDLRDRLDGAAGSAGYADALYGLGVEDRDATAYGLALDSCHRHTELVAYAHADGVIDRSPAGVVVYDTARGRIVAAPGVAADQQIWATLAPGTDHRIGQAIRGLIESLPGGRWLTD; this is translated from the coding sequence GTGACCACACTGACCAACGACAGTCTGCTGGCGCTGGCCGGGCATCTCGGCGTGCAGACGCTGCCGCTGGTGCTCGCGGCGTCGCCGCGGCAGGACACGTACGAGGCGTGGTCCGCGGCGCAGGCCCGGGCGATCGCGGAGCTGACCGCCGATCGCCTGATCGATCGGCACGGCGACGTCGAGCCGGAGATCGCCACCTCACTGTTCGTGCTGGCGCAGCCGGAGCGTGAACTCGTCGCCCGGATCATCGCCGAGGACAAGCAGATTCGGGTGTGCCTCGCTCGTCGCGGCGCCGCTCATACGCTGGCCGTGCGCCAAGGCGACAGTTACGACATCCGCCCGATCTGGGCGGACGGGTCCAGCGAATCGCTGGCCCGGCCGATCCTGGACGTGCTGGGGCCGTCGACGGCAGCGGACGTGGTGAACGTGAGCGCGCCGGCGACCGACCTGCGGGACCGGCTGGACGGCGCCGCCGGCTCCGCCGGATATGCCGACGCCCTCTACGGGCTCGGCGTCGAGGACCGGGATGCCACGGCGTACGGGCTGGCCCTGGATTCGTGCCACCGCCACACCGAGCTGGTGGCCTATGCGCACGCCGACGGCGTGATCGACCGATCACCGGCCGGCGTCGTGGTCTACGACACGGCGCGTGGCCGGATCGTCGCGGCCCCCGGTGTCGCCGCGGATCAGCAGATCTGGGCGACATTGGCACCGGGTACCGATCACCGGATCGGACAAGCGATTCGGGGGCTGATCGAGTCATTGCCCGGGGGGAGGTGGCTGACGGATTAA
- a CDS encoding PPE domain-containing protein: MVVEPTKPGFTGTVWESRPPEQLARELVTGAGAAPTAEAGLAWARLSAGFASAAVEYERILGLIDSAWQSRASRDVLDRIRALRDWLAEAAASAAANAAHAETHAAAYEIARLAMPDAGEVEAIHAMQKNLEQVGTALGAPMLGSLAQLDGQADAAKAVAARVMRTYEATTEPLATPWEQEAPPVVATEAALSAETGAAAEVAPAAAPPMLPGGFAGLGPVDFARPLTAYRSRNVNRTSTESTVETTANEQVSVQSVGSMPMGGAPMAAAGQAKRQHFPRAALPGESAAAAAQLDVESGMQAAPAVLGGLDPAAPRIPTGIEVVSAQRHSDAQAAPEPAGEHRATAGEAPS; the protein is encoded by the coding sequence ATGGTAGTGGAGCCGACGAAACCGGGATTCACCGGGACGGTCTGGGAATCCAGGCCGCCCGAGCAGCTCGCGCGCGAACTCGTCACGGGTGCGGGTGCGGCGCCGACCGCCGAGGCCGGACTGGCCTGGGCGCGGCTGTCGGCCGGATTCGCCTCGGCTGCCGTCGAATACGAGCGGATCCTCGGCCTGATCGACTCCGCCTGGCAGTCCCGGGCGAGCCGGGACGTGCTCGATCGGATCCGCGCCCTGCGGGATTGGCTGGCCGAGGCGGCGGCCTCGGCCGCCGCGAACGCGGCACACGCCGAGACGCACGCCGCCGCCTACGAGATCGCCCGCCTGGCCATGCCGGATGCCGGTGAGGTCGAAGCGATCCACGCCATGCAGAAGAACCTGGAACAGGTGGGCACCGCGCTGGGCGCGCCGATGCTGGGCAGCCTGGCGCAGCTCGACGGTCAGGCCGACGCGGCAAAAGCCGTTGCGGCACGGGTCATGCGCACCTACGAGGCGACGACCGAGCCGCTGGCCACCCCGTGGGAGCAGGAGGCTCCACCCGTGGTGGCCACCGAGGCGGCCCTGTCGGCGGAGACCGGCGCGGCGGCGGAGGTAGCGCCGGCGGCCGCGCCGCCGATGCTGCCCGGCGGTTTCGCGGGTCTCGGGCCGGTCGATTTCGCGCGGCCGCTCACCGCCTACCGCTCCCGCAACGTGAACCGGACGTCGACCGAGTCCACCGTGGAAACCACTGCGAACGAACAGGTTTCGGTGCAGTCGGTCGGTTCGATGCCGATGGGCGGAGCGCCGATGGCCGCCGCGGGACAGGCCAAGCGACAGCACTTCCCGCGTGCCGCCCTGCCGGGCGAATCCGCGGCCGCGGCGGCCCAGCTCGATGTGGAGTCGGGAATGCAGGCGGCTCCGGCGGTGCTCGGTGGGCTCGATCCCGCCGCGCCGCGTATCCCGACCGGGATAGAAGTTGTTTCCGCACAACGACACTCGGACGCACAGGCCGCGCCCGAGCCGGCCGGGGAGCACCGGGCGACCGCAGGGGAGGCGCCGTCGTGA
- a CDS encoding PE family protein: MVTSDFDGVQFDPVAARQAAAQLDGLAGRLAGDLQDERPRLTAAPAGSDEVSVRAAQTLEAVAESFRSSADAGVLEVRKLAATLRVQSDHFGQAEADNSADFGGVTTA; the protein is encoded by the coding sequence ATGGTCACGAGCGATTTCGACGGCGTGCAGTTCGACCCGGTGGCGGCCCGGCAGGCGGCCGCGCAATTGGACGGTCTGGCCGGTCGGCTGGCCGGTGATCTGCAGGACGAGCGGCCGCGTCTGACGGCCGCGCCGGCCGGATCCGACGAGGTCTCGGTTCGGGCGGCGCAGACGCTCGAGGCCGTGGCCGAGTCGTTCCGGAGCAGTGCCGACGCGGGCGTGCTCGAGGTGCGCAAACTCGCCGCCACGCTGCGCGTGCAATCGGATCATTTCGGACAGGCGGAAGCCGACAACAGCGCCGACTTCGGCGGCGTCACGACGGCCTGA
- a CDS encoding type VII secretion target — protein sequence MGDLVKADPAAIAAFGTQHAGMAGQVAGSAAADVVGSLASAVPVFGLIGQDFLAAFAQAQFSFLQSSAEIAAVHAGIATGALEGAATYTGTELGNANSFISSIAGLL from the coding sequence ATGGGCGACCTTGTGAAAGCAGATCCGGCCGCTATTGCGGCGTTCGGTACCCAGCACGCCGGGATGGCGGGGCAGGTGGCGGGGTCCGCGGCTGCCGACGTGGTGGGTTCGCTGGCGTCGGCCGTGCCGGTGTTCGGGCTGATCGGGCAGGACTTCCTGGCCGCATTCGCGCAGGCGCAGTTCAGTTTCCTGCAGTCGAGCGCCGAGATCGCCGCTGTGCATGCCGGTATCGCGACGGGTGCGCTCGAAGGGGCTGCCACGTACACCGGTACGGAACTCGGCAACGCGAACTCGTTCATATCGAGTATCGCCGGCCTGCTGTGA
- a CDS encoding YbaB/EbfC family nucleoid-associated protein, which translates to MDDLEARVRRQLYRMQGFSEDVARVRAREVSEDGAIAVEVDGNGALRNLEFSGDISRMSPEEFERILVDTANAAAQQAFARLSELITEFNGAAADRAGG; encoded by the coding sequence ATGGACGACCTGGAGGCTCGGGTTCGTCGGCAGTTGTATCGGATGCAGGGTTTCTCGGAGGATGTGGCGCGCGTTCGCGCGCGCGAGGTCTCGGAGGACGGCGCCATCGCGGTCGAAGTCGACGGTAACGGGGCTTTACGGAATCTCGAGTTCTCGGGCGATATTTCGCGTATGTCGCCGGAGGAGTTCGAGCGGATCCTCGTGGACACCGCGAATGCGGCTGCGCAGCAGGCATTTGCTCGCCTCTCCGAGCTGATCACCGAGTTCAACGGTGCTGCGGCGGATCGGGCCGGCGGATAA